A segment of the Cenarchaeum symbiosum A genome:
GAATGCAAGCCCCAGGCTCTCCGAGAGGGGCATGCCCCACCATCTTGCACCCAGCAAGGAGCCGGGCAAGAGAATGAGGGTGCTTGAAAACGCAGGAGAACTCGGCATACCTGTGACGACAGGGCTGCTGGTCGGAATGGGCGAGACGCCAGGCGAGCTCGTAGATTCACTCTTCGCCATACAAGGCCTCTCGGGGAGGCACGGCAACATACAGGAGGTAATAATACAGAATTTCCGGCCAAAGCCGGATACCATGATGGGCTCAAGCCCGCCTGCCGGCCGCTCATACCTAATGGCTGCAGCCGCGCTGGCAAGGGTGCTGATGCCGCGAATGAACATACAGGTGCCGCCAAACCTCTCGCCCGGCTCGTATTCAGGTCTGCTGGATGCCGGCATCAACGACTGGGGGGGAATCTCGCCCCTTACGCCGGACCACGTAAACCCCGAGCACGAATGGCCCGCGATAAACGAGGTGGAAGACGAGACGCGGGCTGCCGGCCTCAGGCTGGCTTGCAGATTCCCCGTGTACCCGGAGTTTGCGGGAATGGTCCACCCAAGGGTAAGGGAGATGATGCTGCAGGTATCAGGCCCCGACGGCCTGGTAAGGGAAGGGCGTTGGAGGTAGTCTCCGGCAGGGCCGATGCCCTATTCAGGGACGCCGATCCGCTGGTTGCAGCAGAGCTAGAGAGGGCCCTGTCAGGTGTGGAGGTCTCGGTAGATGGCGCCATGCTGCTCTTTGGGGCGCAAGGGATAGACGCGCATTTGGTGGGCATGGTGGCCGACGAGCTGCGGCGCCGGAAAAACGGCGAGATAGCCACCTATGTAGTCAACAGGAACATCAACTTTACCAACGTCTGCGTAAAGCAGTGCGGCTTTTGCGCGTTTAGCAGGGACTTTAGGGAGGAAGAAGGGTACATGCTGCCAACAAAAGAGATTGTCCGGCGCGCGGCAGAAGCTCGCAGCCTTGGCGCCACCGAGGTCTGCATACAGGCGGGCCTACCGCCGGATATGAAGCCCGGCCTGTACGAGGAGATATGTACCGCGATAAAGCGGGAGGTGCCCGATATTCACATACACGGCTTTTCTCCAGAGGAGGTGCTGTACGGCGCCACAACATCCCAGGTGACAATACCGGAATACCTG
Coding sequences within it:
- a CDS encoding thiamine biosynthesis enzyme (COG1060); its protein translation is MSAARALRAEYHGRTVTFSKKAFVSLVNLCRDSCTYCTYQREPGEAGASMMDKRAVGVLLDMAARFRCTEALLVTGERPEERYEEARRWLHAEGFASTAEYLVHCSEMALERGLFPHTNAGNLSRSEMADLQKTNASMGLMLENASPRLSERGMPHHLAPSKEPGKRMRVLENAGELGIPVTTGLLVGMGETPGELVDSLFAIQGLSGRHGNIQEVIIQNFRPKPDTMMGSSPPAGRSYLMAAAALARVLMPRMNIQVPPNLSPGSYSGLLDAGINDWGGISPLTPDHVNPEHEWPAINEVEDETRAAGLRLACRFPVYPEFAGMVHPRVREMMLQVSGPDGLVREGRWR